CTACCGTAAAGTCTATCAGTTTATCTGTGATTCCAGCATATTCTGCCAATCCGGAAAGAATCTTTCTATTGTTCATATGAATGGTTACCGGAACTTTCAGATCTGCAAAAGATTTCAGATACAACTGAACCAGCTCTACTTCCTGCAATAAGCTCTCACTTCCTACAACATCCGCATCACATTGATAAAACTCTCTGTATCTTCCCTTCTGAGGTCTGTCTGCTCTCCAAACAGGTTGTATCTGAGAACGCTTGAATGGGAAAGTCAGTTTTCCATGATTCATTGCTACAAATCTTGCAAAAGGTACCGTAAGGTCATAACGAAGGGCTTTGTCTGTAAGATTTTCTGAGCTAAAAGGTTTATCTAATGCCCGTTGAAAATCCTGAAGCATTAAAGTCTTTTTATCTTCTTTTGCTTCGTTAATACTTGAATTTAAAATTTTAAAAATCAGACGATCTCCTTCTTCTCCGTATTTTCCTGTCAACGTAGAAAGATTTTCAAAACTTGGAGTTTCCAATGGCTGAAACCCGAATAACTCAAAATTATTCTGTAAAATACTAATGATATATTTTCTTCTGGAAACTTCCTGTGCTGTAAAATCTCTTGTTCCTTTTGCTAAACTTGGCTTCATTTCTTGTATGTCATTTTGATAGATGCAAAAGTACACAATTGAACGGAATTTTACACAGCATAGCAAAGCTGAAGAAGCAAACTTCCTCAGCTTTTGTTTTTGAGTTATCATTTATTCCAAAAAAATCAGATACTTTCTAAAATCTCCAGTATTTCTTCACCATAATTTTCAATCTTATGTTTTCCGAATCCTTTGATCTCCAGCAATTCTTCCTTTTTAGCAGGTCTATACCTCGCTACAGACAATAATTCCTTATTACTCGCTATAAAATAAGTAGGGAGATTTTGTTCCCGTGCTTTCTCTGATCTCCAAAGCTTCAAAGCATCCAAAACCTTTTCCTCATCAGCATTTAAGGAATCATACTCTGCAGAATATTTAACTGCCTTTGGTTCTTTCACTGTATTTTTTGTAAGTTTTACATCTTCAAAATACAATATTACAGACCAATAACGTTCTTCACTTACAAAAGCTGTTTCTACTTTCATAATTTCGTGTTCTTCCAGAAAACTATCCAGCATTTTCTGATCTTTGAAGAGAAATTCTTCGGGAAGCCTGATTTTAAAAACTTTTACTTTCATCATTTGCTTTTTTAGAATTATTTGCCTCCCAAAAGAAGAATTTCATCTACACGGATCTCCGTGATATATCGTTTAATTCCGTCTTTATCATCGTATGATCTGTACGTAAGCTTTCCTTCAATAGCAATTTCTTTTCCTTTGGAAACATATTTCTCAAAGATCTCTGCAGTTTTCCCGAAGGCAATCAGATTGTGCCATTGTGTTTCTTCTACTTTATCGCCTTTAGCATTCGTGTAATGATCACTGGTGGCTAAAGAGACACTTGCTTTCACGTTTCCGTTTTCGAAGTTTACCATTTCAACTTCTTTACCTGTGTAACCTATTAATGTTACTTTGTTTCTTAGTGACATAACTTTTAGATTTTAAATATTAATAATTCAGATAAGAGACGTTCACTGTGTTTCTCAAATCTCTGTTACAAAGATTGTGACTCTCACGCATTATAACCGGTGATAAACTACTTAAATTCGTTTGTAGTCGTTTGTAACCGGATATAATCGCCGAAGAAATTTTATTGAGGTTATAAAAAATAAATAAATAGGCCTATTAGATTAAAAAAAAGACATCATAATTATCGTCTTGTAAAATAAATTTAAATGCTATCCAAGAACATTAAAACCTTATTTATTATAGAAGAATTTTACTGTATAATTTAATTTTTTTTTTGCAAATTTGTAAAAACGTCTAATATGCAAAAAGAAAAACTCCGTACAGTAAGAAAAAGAAAAGGCTACACCCAGCAGCAAATGGCTGATGTAATCCCAACTGACGTTTCCAACTATAGCAGGAAAGAAAGTGGTGTTGTATCTGTAACACAGGCAGAATGGACCAAACTTGCCAGTTTTTTAGAAGTTCCTGTTGAGGAAATTTATGAAGAGGATGAAGCAAAAGTTATTATAGAGAATCCTGTGTTTAATGACAGCCCTGGTGCAAACATTGGTAATAGTGGTTTTTCTGCCAACAATATGGGGTATATCAATAATGAATTAAGCATAGAGATCATTAAAACGATGCAGGAATATATTGTTTTGCTGAAAGAGGAAATCAGCAGACTGAAAAAGTAGAAAACGAAAGGAGAAATTTTCAGTATCAGCAATTGGTGCAAAAAACATATACCAATCAGAGTAGAATTCTTCTATTCTGATTTTTTATTGACACCGAATGCCATGAGATTTTTTGAAAATAACGAAATGAAAATATGAAGAAGCTAGAAATTAAAAAGAATATCCAAAAGGATGAGGATAAAAATCTTTCTTTCAGGGTTTTTGATTTAACAAAAGAATACTTGAAGGATTATTTCAAACCTCACAAAAAAGATCATTTCCTGATTATCGCCATTGAAAGCGGAACACTACAGCTTCATATTGAAGACAAAATTCATTTTTTGAAACCCGGAAAAATATCGGTAGTATTTCCGGAGCAGGTGCATTTTATTTCTGATATAAGTGAAGACCTGAAAGGAAAAATCATTTTGTTTGAAGAAATATTATTCTGTTCAGATATTTTGAAAAATGAACTGAGTACTTACAATGTAAATCTTTCTACACAACTTCACTGCACCATTTTATCTTCAGAAGATTTTCAGCAAAGTTTGTATACAATTTCTATCATCAAGGAAATTTATCAGAATCCAAGCCTTATTAAAAAGGAACAGGCAAGATTTCAAATTAAGATTTTTCTGCTAGGCCTGATAGAATCTGTTCACGGGCTGCATCCTATTTTATATAAAGAAACAACTGATAAGCCGATCTATGTGCGATTTAAAAAATTATTAAATGAGCATTATAAACAATACAGAACGGTACAATACTATGCTGATGAACTGGCCATTACTACAAAGAAATTAAATTCCATCACGAAGAAACATTGTGGAGAAACAGCTATACAGGCTATTCATAACCGGATTTTAATAGAAATAAAACGTCAGTTGATGTTTTCTGATCTCTCTCACAAGGAAATTGCTTTTGACCTCGGTTTCAATTCTCCTTCTGCTCTCAACAAATTTGTAAAAGCAAAACTGAAAGAAACTCCTACCGAACTTCAGCAGGAATTGGCGCAAATGTATAACACATAATCCTGTTTGTATAACATCTTCCATTCGGGCTTATCTAATTTTGTCTCATTAAAAATCAAGTAAAAAAATGAGCAAATTATTTATAGCAGGAGAAGTTTTCCACGGTGCAGGAAGTCTTTCGGAGTTAGCGAATATTAAAGGTAGAAAAGCGGTAATCGTAACTGGAGGAAGTTCTATGAGAAAGAGCGGAACTCTGGATAAAGCTGTTGCTTACCTTACTGAAGCCGGGATCGAAACCCAGATTTTCGAAGGTGTGGAAGAAGATCCATCTTCTGCAACCTGCCTGAAAGGGGCTGAACTTATCCAATCATTTGAACCGGACTGGATTATTGGCTTAGGAGGCTGCTCAGCGATTGATGCTGCAAAAATCATGTGGGTGTTTTATGAATATCCTCATGCCGATTTTGATGCAATGATCAAACCTTTCACAGTTCCGGTTTTAAGAAATAAAGCAAAATTTATCGCCATTCCATCTACGAGTGGAACAGGAACTGAAACAACAGGCCTTGCCGTGATTACAGACAGAGAGAAAGGGGTAAAATATCCTATCGTTTCTTATGAATTAACACCGGATATTGCTATTGTGGATGGAGAGATCTGCGCTTCAATGCCAGCTCACGTGACTTCAAATACAGGTCTTGATGCGTTGACTCACTGTGTAGAAGCTTATGTTTCTAATATAAACAACAATATTGCAGATGCTCTTTCAAAAGGCGGTCTGGAGATTGTTTTTAATAATTTAAAAGAAGCTGTAGAAAATCCCACCAATATCACTGCCCGTCAGAATATGCATGATGCTTCTTTTATGGCAGGTTTAGCATTTAATAATGCATGGCTGGGAATTGTACATTCATTGTCTCACCAGGTTGGAGCCTTATACGGAATCCCTCATGGAGCTTCTAATGCGATTTTCCTTCCTAATGTTATCCGTTATAATGCACAGGCCACAGAACGTTTTCCTGATTTAGCCAAGGTTATCGGTAGAGAAACAGCAGAAGATCTGGCTCAGGCAATTGAAACGTTACGCTCTGAAGTTAACAATCAATCTGCAATAAAAGAGTTTGGAATTTCAAGAGAAGATTGGGATAAAAACCTTGACTACATCACAAAAAATGCGCTGGCAGATCCTTGTACGGGTTTCAACCCTAGAGTTCCATCGTTAGACGAATTGAAAGCCATTTATAATGCTTGTTATGAAGGTTTTGTTTACACAGAAGAACTGGTTGCAGGATAATTTACATTTAAATTTCAGCACTGATATAAAACAGAAAGTCAAATTGACTTTCTGTTTTTATATTTTAAATCCATAAGCCAAAAAAAATGTCCTGGATGAGAATCTTATCAGTAAAAATATCTAAATTCGTATGTACTTTTTAACTTTTAATAAAACCGGCTATGAAGAACTTCTTTAAAATCATAGTAAATTGTGGATTATTTGTAATGTGTCCTACGCTTTTTCATGCACAGAAAAACATCTATGCTAAAGCTCCTCAGGCCCAGTTTGATCTGACAGGTTTTAATCTTCAGCTTCCGGTTCCGAAAAACAATTCTATCGCCATTATCAAAGGTTCTGAAATAGCCCAATTCTCATCAGAAAATTTCTACTATTCCAGTGAGGATAAAAGTATCCGTTTCTTTTGTTCTTCGGATGGACAAGCAACCAAAGGGTCTCATTATCCCAGAACGGAATTACGCCAAACTGATGAATGGCATTTTGAAAACAAGCATACTTTGCATGTAAAAATGTCTGTTTTGAAACAACCTAGCTCCGGAAAGATTATTATCGGGCAGATTCACGGAAGTTCAAAAGGTACAGAAGCAGTAAAACTGTGGTGGAACAACGGTGAGTTACAGGCAGGTTTCAAAAAAGAGGTTAATGGTAAAGAAGATCGTGTCACTCTTTTGAAAGATGTTCCCTTAGGACAGGCTTTTGAATACAGTATTCAACAGCATGGTTTAGATGTTCAGGTAAAAATCAATCAGCAAACTACTAATTATACGCTGGGAGACAGCTGGAAATCAGAAGCCGTTTATTTTAAAGCAGGAAATTATCTGCAGGATAATAAAATTCCGGTATCATCAGGATTAGTCGCCATTTATGATATTAAAATATTTTAATATCTTTTTCTGTAAATCACTGGGAAAACTAAGACACTGTTCACGATAAATGATACAACCTGTGTCTTAATTTTCTACATAATCATCTTCCAAAATATTTTTCATCTATTTCTCTACAGATATTGAAGTGAAATTATTGGGGAAATTATTCATTATCAAAGGAATAAGCATTCCCATATATTGAGCTTCCACCTGAGAGCTTTCTTTATCAGTAAAGTAAAATAAAACTCTATTTGAATCTGACTGGGCATAAACTACAAACTTCGCTTTATCTTTATAGTTTTTGGATTTATGAGTAAATACCGGTCGGGTTGTCCCTACATTTGTTTTGTAATCATCAATGTATAGCCATATACTTTCATCACTTTTCAGATAATTTTCTATAGCATCCCTAAGCTTTACAGGATTATCTGAATGAACCAATAATTTCATTATTTATTTTTTAATATTTATAAATTGCAATATATATTTATTTTCAAAGACCTTATTACGGGTTTCCGTACATCAAATAAAAAGTAAATGTGTAAAAGTTTCTGATACCCAATACTATCCATTTACAAACGGATAATTCCGTATCTTTGAATTAAAATAATAAATAAAGAAGACTACATGAAGAAGACTATAAAAAGGACATTCAGAGTCTCAAAGTATGTGATCTATAAAGAAACGCTTGTTGATTATAAGGAGCATTTCTGGTCATTTTTGGGCGCATTTTTCGGGATCGGGATTATTGCATTTATCCAGTCCCATTCTCTGGCACAGACAGAAAATATATTTCTGATCGGTTCTTTCGGAGCATCCAGTGTCCTTATTTACGGAGCTATTCAGAGCCCTCTGGCTCAACCCAGAAACCTGATAGGAGGACACGTACTTTCCGCTATTGTGGGCGTTACGGTTTATAAGATTGTCCCGGATATCATCTGGCTTACTGCACCGCTAGCCGTTGCTTTTTCTATTGTGCTGATGCAATATACAAAAACCCTTCATCCACCAGGTGGTGCTACAGCATTAATCGCTGTAAGTTCTACCGGTAAAATTCCGGAATTGGGATATTGGTATGTTATCTCCCCTGTTCTTTCGGGGTGTATTATCCTGCTTCTTGTGGCTTTATTTTTCAACAATATAACGCCCAACAGGAGCTACCCTTCCCACAACAGTTTTAAGAGGCTGCTGAAAAAAAGACATACCCACCACACAAAATAAGTACATTATGAACTGCCTTGAATGTGGCGAAAAAATAATCGGAAGGTCTGATAAAAAGTTCTGTAATGATGCCTGCCGAAACGCCTACAACAATAAACAGAATAAAGATTCTACGAATCTGATGCGGAATGTCAACAACAAACTCCGAAAAAATTACCGTATTCTTATGGATATTAATATTGACGGGAAAACAAAAGTTGCAAAATCCAGGCTGGATGGTCTGGGTTTTGATTTTGATTATTTCACCAATCTGAAAGTTTATAAAAATGGTTCTGAATACAAATTTATTTATGATTATGGCTATAAACTTCTGGAAGATGATTTTATTCTGATTGTAAAAAGCCAGACATAATAAAGCCTGCATCCCATTAAATGGACTACTATGAAAGAAATTGTTCTCATCACCGGAGCCAGTGGCATGATTGCCAGGCAGCTGGCAAAAAAGATAGAAAAAGAATATGAACTCAGGTTTCTAACCAGAAAAAAGGAACATTCTAATGAGTATGAATGGGATATCAGAAAAGGAACTATTGATGAAGCTGCTTTGGACAACGTTTCTCATATCATTCACCTGGCCGGTGCCAATATCTCAGAAAAGCGCTGGACAGAGGAAAGGAAAAAAGAACTGATTTCCAGCAGAATTGATTCAGCAGCATTACTTCGAACTGCATTAAAGAAAAATAAGATTAAACTTAAATCTTTTATTTCAGCTTCCGGAATTAATTTTTACGGTACAGAAACTACCGAAAAAATTTTCACAGAAAACGATCCGCCGGGAAATGACTTTTTGAGTGAAGTTGTTGTTCTGTGGGAAAAGGCTGCCGATGATTTTAAAGAACAGAATCTTGCTGAAAGAGTTGTTAAAATAAGAACAGCGGTTGTTCTTTCTGAAAAAGAGGGTGCATTAAAGAAAATGGTTCCTCCTATTCAATATTATATTGGTTCTCCATTAGGAAGCGGCAAGCAATATATGCCATGGATTCATATTGAGGATATCTGCTCCATATATGAACTGTCTTTAAAAAACTCACTGCTTGATGGTGCTTATAATGCTGTTTCGCCACAACATGCTACTAATAAGGGTTTGACTGAAAAAATTGCTGAAGTACTCAACAAGCCTTTATGGATGCCTAATGTTCCCGCATTTATTTTAAAATTGATATTTGGAGAACTGGCTAGTGCTATATTGGAAGGCTCAAGGGCTTCTTCAAAGAAAATTCGGGAGACAGGATTTCAATTTCAGTTTCCGGATTTGAAGGAAGCACTTGATAATTTATTAAATAATGAAAAATAATTTAATATTATGAAAAAACGATTCATGTTTATTCTTCTTCTAATGCTTTCTGTTTCCGTTTTTGGGCAGAAAAGCGGAGTATTAAATTCAAAGGAGAAAGCTCTTACCGAGCAGTACAAAAATGAATATAAAAAGAAAAACTATAAAAAATTTGCAGGAAAAATCACTGTAAAAGATAATCTGGTAATGTTTGATGATAAGATTATTTACTACGATAAAAGTGATAATCAGACAAAAATACTGCTTCAGGAAGGTATTATCTATCCACAGCTTTTAACTGATTATCAAATGGACAAATTCCTCACGGATACCACTGACAAAATGCAGAGGAAATTTTTCAAACTTCAAAAAGATCCCCGAGCTTCTTTTGATGTTTCCAATATGACAATAAACGATACTCATTATCTGAGTTTTCTAAGTTCAGATCCCAAAGTGAAAGTATTCAATCTCATTTGTAAAGATGGCAGATCGCCAGGAACTACCACGTATCTGATAGAACTCACCAATAAAAATGCTGCCGCTGGGACTTCTGTGGAAGATTTCATCAGAAACTCCAAGCTCACTTTCATTCTAAAGAACCATTAATTTTTTGAGTTTTAAAAAATCATCACAAATAAATCCCAAAATTTAGAAATTGTTACAAAACAATTTCAATATATCATGGAAAAAACTCTTATGCAAAACAGTAAAATAAAAATATTAAAAACGGAAATTCTTTCTGACAACTGGTACACTTTAAATAAAGTGACTTATGATATTCTAAAAAACGACGGAACTACAGAAACCCAAAGCAGAGAAGCTTATGACCGTGGAAACGGAGCAGTTATTCTACTTTATAACAAAGTTTCTAATACCGTTATCCTGACCAGACAATTCAGACTACCTACTTATATCAATGGAAATTCTACAGGAATGCTGATTGAAGCCTGTGCGGGACTTTTGGACAATGACAATCCCGAAGACTGCATCAAACGGGAAACAGAGGAAGAAACAGGTTATAAAATCTCAAAAGTAGAAAAAGTATTTGAGGCATATATGTCCCCCGGATCTGTAACCGAGATTCTTCACTTCTTTATTGCAGAATATTCAAATGAAATGAAAATTGCTGATGGCGGCGGTCTGCAAGAAGAAGGTGAGAATATTGAAGTTTTAGAACTTCCTTTTAATCAGGCACTTTCTATGATAGATAACGGAGAAATCATGGATGCCAAAACAATTATGCTGCTGCAATATCTAAGACTTAAAAATATTATATAGTTTTGAACTAACTCTACAAGAAAGAAATTCCCATATAGTCTATAATAATTACTTTTAAAATGATACAGGACCACATTACCGTCAAAAACCGTTATAAAGATTTCATTAAAAAAATCAGTGAAACAGAAACCGTATATGCCTTAAAGGATGAAAGTGGATATGCTACATCCTACTCCAGCGAGATAGAATATGAAGATGGCGAACCTGCAAAGATCGTTTGTTTCTGGTCTGATGCTGCAAGAGCAAAGTCATGTGTTGAGCAGGAATGGGATCATTATGAGGTATCCCCTGTCGGCCTGACAGAATTTATAGAAAACTGGTGTTTAGGAATGAACAATGACGGGTTTATCGTTGGAACCAATTTTGACAGCAACCTTATTGGTTATGAAGCAGAGCCTCTCGAAGTTATTCTTGACAGTATTGAAGAACTTAGGAATACAGGAAAATCTCTGGAACTAAGAAAATTTGAAAACATGGATGACCTTGAAAACCAAATCAAAGAAATTTTGAAAGATTAGTTTACAATATTGCAATGAAAAAGTCTTTGGGAATAAAAATCGTCACAGTAATAGCTTTATTTTCAGTTATGATTTTCAGTATTCTGATGCTGAAGACGATTTCCCAATATACTTCTTTTGAAAAAAATATAGGTTTTCTACTCTTTAAGCAACAAGTAGTCAGCAATCCGTATTGGATGTTTTTTTTCTATGTCCATATTTTTTCAATAACGCTTTGCCTTTTGGCAGGGCTCACTCAGTTTTCGAATCAGTTCTTAACTGAAAACAGAAAGCTTCATAAGATCATTGGCAAAATGTATGTTTACAATATCCTCATCATTAATGTTCCTGCCTGCTTTGTTCTGGCCCTCTTTTCGAATGGAGGACTCACCGGAATCACAGGTTTTCTGATACAGGATTTCCTTTGGGCCTATCTGACAGTAGCAGCAGTGCTTTCCATCAAAAAAGGAAATATAACGAGGCACAGGAATTACATGATTTTAAGTTATGCTGTCACTAC
This genomic window from Chryseobacterium sp. MEBOG06 contains:
- a CDS encoding HPP family protein; its protein translation is MKKTIKRTFRVSKYVIYKETLVDYKEHFWSFLGAFFGIGIIAFIQSHSLAQTENIFLIGSFGASSVLIYGAIQSPLAQPRNLIGGHVLSAIVGVTVYKIVPDIIWLTAPLAVAFSIVLMQYTKTLHPPGGATALIAVSSTGKIPELGYWYVISPVLSGCIILLLVALFFNNITPNRSYPSHNSFKRLLKKRHTHHTK
- the nudK gene encoding GDP-mannose pyrophosphatase NudK is translated as MQNSKIKILKTEILSDNWYTLNKVTYDILKNDGTTETQSREAYDRGNGAVILLYNKVSNTVILTRQFRLPTYINGNSTGMLIEACAGLLDNDNPEDCIKRETEEETGYKISKVEKVFEAYMSPGSVTEILHFFIAEYSNEMKIADGGGLQEEGENIEVLELPFNQALSMIDNGEIMDAKTIMLLQYLRLKNII
- a CDS encoding AraC family transcriptional regulator, which codes for MKKLEIKKNIQKDEDKNLSFRVFDLTKEYLKDYFKPHKKDHFLIIAIESGTLQLHIEDKIHFLKPGKISVVFPEQVHFISDISEDLKGKIILFEEILFCSDILKNELSTYNVNLSTQLHCTILSSEDFQQSLYTISIIKEIYQNPSLIKKEQARFQIKIFLLGLIESVHGLHPILYKETTDKPIYVRFKKLLNEHYKQYRTVQYYADELAITTKKLNSITKKHCGETAIQAIHNRILIEIKRQLMFSDLSHKEIAFDLGFNSPSALNKFVKAKLKETPTELQQELAQMYNT
- a CDS encoding polysaccharide lyase family 7 protein gives rise to the protein MKNFFKIIVNCGLFVMCPTLFHAQKNIYAKAPQAQFDLTGFNLQLPVPKNNSIAIIKGSEIAQFSSENFYYSSEDKSIRFFCSSDGQATKGSHYPRTELRQTDEWHFENKHTLHVKMSVLKQPSSGKIIIGQIHGSSKGTEAVKLWWNNGELQAGFKKEVNGKEDRVTLLKDVPLGQAFEYSIQQHGLDVQVKINQQTTNYTLGDSWKSEAVYFKAGNYLQDNKIPVSSGLVAIYDIKIF
- a CDS encoding single-stranded DNA-binding protein; this translates as MSLRNKVTLIGYTGKEVEMVNFENGNVKASVSLATSDHYTNAKGDKVEETQWHNLIAFGKTAEIFEKYVSKGKEIAIEGKLTYRSYDDKDGIKRYITEIRVDEILLLGGK
- a CDS encoding HRDC domain-containing protein — protein: MMKVKVFKIRLPEEFLFKDQKMLDSFLEEHEIMKVETAFVSEERYWSVILYFEDVKLTKNTVKEPKAVKYSAEYDSLNADEEKVLDALKLWRSEKAREQNLPTYFIASNKELLSVARYRPAKKEELLEIKGFGKHKIENYGEEILEILESI
- a CDS encoding DUF2750 domain-containing protein, with the translated sequence MIQDHITVKNRYKDFIKKISETETVYALKDESGYATSYSSEIEYEDGEPAKIVCFWSDAARAKSCVEQEWDHYEVSPVGLTEFIENWCLGMNNDGFIVGTNFDSNLIGYEAEPLEVILDSIEELRNTGKSLELRKFENMDDLENQIKEILKD
- a CDS encoding DUF2306 domain-containing protein, with the protein product MKKSLGIKIVTVIALFSVMIFSILMLKTISQYTSFEKNIGFLLFKQQVVSNPYWMFFFYVHIFSITLCLLAGLTQFSNQFLTENRKLHKIIGKMYVYNILIINVPACFVLALFSNGGLTGITGFLIQDFLWAYLTVAAVLSIKKGNITRHRNYMILSYAVTTTAITFRIIKNLFYNEKLYNYELFYGLNVWMALFINLIIAYLILKRNSALSINSNGFKTNIKTDNQYQKK
- a CDS encoding TIGR01777 family oxidoreductase; amino-acid sequence: MKEIVLITGASGMIARQLAKKIEKEYELRFLTRKKEHSNEYEWDIRKGTIDEAALDNVSHIIHLAGANISEKRWTEERKKELISSRIDSAALLRTALKKNKIKLKSFISASGINFYGTETTEKIFTENDPPGNDFLSEVVVLWEKAADDFKEQNLAERVVKIRTAVVLSEKEGALKKMVPPIQYYIGSPLGSGKQYMPWIHIEDICSIYELSLKNSLLDGAYNAVSPQHATNKGLTEKIAEVLNKPLWMPNVPAFILKLIFGELASAILEGSRASSKKIRETGFQFQFPDLKEALDNLLNNEK
- a CDS encoding helix-turn-helix transcriptional regulator, whose translation is MQKEKLRTVRKRKGYTQQQMADVIPTDVSNYSRKESGVVSVTQAEWTKLASFLEVPVEEIYEEDEAKVIIENPVFNDSPGANIGNSGFSANNMGYINNELSIEIIKTMQEYIVLLKEEISRLKK
- a CDS encoding iron-containing alcohol dehydrogenase, whose protein sequence is MSKLFIAGEVFHGAGSLSELANIKGRKAVIVTGGSSMRKSGTLDKAVAYLTEAGIETQIFEGVEEDPSSATCLKGAELIQSFEPDWIIGLGGCSAIDAAKIMWVFYEYPHADFDAMIKPFTVPVLRNKAKFIAIPSTSGTGTETTGLAVITDREKGVKYPIVSYELTPDIAIVDGEICASMPAHVTSNTGLDALTHCVEAYVSNINNNIADALSKGGLEIVFNNLKEAVENPTNITARQNMHDASFMAGLAFNNAWLGIVHSLSHQVGALYGIPHGASNAIFLPNVIRYNAQATERFPDLAKVIGRETAEDLAQAIETLRSEVNNQSAIKEFGISREDWDKNLDYITKNALADPCTGFNPRVPSLDELKAIYNACYEGFVYTEELVAG